Proteins from a genomic interval of Actinoalloteichus hymeniacidonis:
- a CDS encoding sugar ABC transporter ATP-binding protein, with protein sequence MSSSSSDTTSGDGVGVVLETEVITKSFGGVHALRGVDFRLRGGEIHALVGENGAGKSTLIKVLTGVHSPDSGTVRFAGEPVAFARPADAQRAGISTIYQEVNLVPLLSVARNIFLGREPRNRFGLIDLARMNREAAALVESLGIEIDVRADLGRLGLGVQQMVALARAMSVDARVVIMDEPTSSLEAKEVATLFGVARTLRDRGVGLVFVSHRLDELWELCDRVTILRDGRQVHTGAMADLDRLTLIAHMLGRDLEEVRRGGATDFGETHRQDREPVLVAAGIEVRGKLQDVGLAVRPGEVVGLGGLLGSGRTETVQAVYGALPRQAGTVRIEGSPVRTNSVGHALRAGIALLSEDRKAEGIIPELSVRDNIALAVLPRFSRLGLVSESRIDALVATFMARLHIKASSPAQPVRELSGGNQQKVLIARWLCTEPKVFLLDEPTRGIDVGAKSEVQSLIDELAEQGLAVVLISSEMDELVEGADRVVVLRDGAVTRELSGEQRTSAALLAALAGDPERPVDETTGGQG encoded by the coding sequence GTGAGCAGCAGTTCCAGCGACACCACGTCCGGGGACGGCGTGGGCGTCGTGCTTGAGACCGAGGTGATCACCAAGTCCTTCGGCGGGGTGCACGCGCTGCGGGGCGTCGATTTCCGGCTGCGGGGCGGCGAGATCCATGCCCTGGTCGGAGAGAACGGGGCGGGCAAGTCCACCCTGATCAAGGTCCTCACCGGCGTGCACTCGCCGGATTCGGGCACGGTGCGGTTCGCCGGTGAACCGGTCGCCTTCGCCCGGCCCGCCGACGCGCAGCGCGCGGGGATCTCGACGATCTACCAGGAGGTCAACCTGGTACCGCTGTTGTCGGTGGCCCGCAACATCTTCCTCGGCCGCGAACCCCGCAACCGCTTCGGCCTCATCGACCTCGCCAGGATGAATCGCGAGGCCGCGGCCCTGGTCGAGTCGCTGGGCATCGAGATCGACGTCCGCGCCGACCTCGGCAGGCTCGGTCTCGGTGTGCAGCAGATGGTCGCCCTGGCCAGGGCGATGTCGGTGGACGCCCGCGTGGTGATCATGGACGAACCGACCTCGTCCTTGGAGGCCAAGGAGGTCGCCACGCTGTTCGGCGTCGCCAGGACCCTGCGGGACCGGGGCGTGGGACTGGTCTTCGTCTCGCACCGACTCGACGAACTCTGGGAACTGTGCGACCGGGTCACCATCCTGCGGGACGGACGGCAGGTGCACACCGGGGCGATGGCCGACCTCGACCGCCTGACGTTGATCGCCCACATGCTGGGTCGTGATCTGGAGGAGGTCCGGCGGGGTGGGGCGACCGACTTCGGCGAGACCCATCGGCAGGATCGGGAACCGGTGCTCGTCGCGGCCGGTATCGAGGTCCGGGGCAAACTGCAGGACGTGGGCCTCGCCGTCCGACCGGGCGAGGTCGTCGGGCTCGGCGGATTGCTCGGCTCCGGGCGCACCGAGACGGTGCAAGCCGTCTACGGCGCCCTGCCCCGACAGGCGGGCACCGTGCGGATCGAGGGTTCCCCGGTACGCACCAACTCCGTGGGCCACGCCCTGCGCGCCGGGATTGCGCTGTTGTCGGAGGATCGCAAGGCCGAGGGGATCATTCCCGAGCTGTCGGTGCGCGACAACATCGCACTTGCCGTGTTACCGCGATTCTCGCGGTTGGGGCTGGTCTCGGAATCCCGGATCGACGCGCTGGTGGCCACCTTCATGGCCCGGTTGCACATCAAGGCCTCCAGCCCGGCCCAACCGGTGCGGGAGTTGTCCGGTGGCAACCAACAGAAGGTGCTGATCGCCCGTTGGCTGTGCACCGAGCCCAAGGTGTTCCTCCTCGACGAGCCGACGCGCGGCATCGACGTCGGAGCCAAGAGCGAAGTGCAGTCCTTGATCGACGAACTGGCGGAGCAGGGCCTGGCCGTGGTCCTGATCTCCAGCGAGATGGACGAGCTGGTCGAGGGCGCCGACCGAGTGGTCGTGCTGCGTGATGGTGCCGTGACGCGGGAACTGTCCGGCGAGCAACGCACCAGCGCCGCACTGCTCGCCGCACTGGCGGGCGATCCGGAACGACCGGTGGACGAGACAACAGGAGGACAGGGGTGA
- a CDS encoding ABC transporter permease — protein sequence MTDSTQASGSPTSATPDTKAGDADGPTPAPPDVPEPPRPWWRPRLDADWVRRNGVFVALALLVLINVIITPNFVSEGTLRLQLIQVAPVLIVALGMALVIGTQGIDLSVGAVMALAAALIPLYIGYGAAIAILVALLAGCITGAIAGSLVARVGVQPIVATLGLMVAGRGVANLIGGEIKSIREPGIVALGTGNLLGIPYVVLIAAAVSLAVWFAVRRTIYGRRLLAIGGNKRAAELAGLPVRRVLITTYVVCGLLAALAGALLAARSQASDPTRLGLLIELSAITAVVIGGTPLSGGQVRVVGTIAGALLMQLITATLIFHDIPDSTAQIVQAVIVVAAVYVQLGRRKTGPRKGATATKANTSPAVTP from the coding sequence GTGACCGACTCCACGCAGGCGAGCGGCTCGCCGACATCGGCCACGCCCGACACGAAGGCCGGGGACGCCGATGGTCCTACTCCGGCTCCGCCCGATGTTCCCGAACCGCCCCGGCCCTGGTGGCGGCCCAGGCTGGACGCGGACTGGGTTCGCCGCAACGGGGTCTTCGTCGCCCTGGCCCTACTGGTGTTGATCAACGTGATCATCACCCCCAACTTCGTCAGCGAAGGCACCCTGCGCCTCCAACTGATCCAGGTGGCTCCGGTGCTGATCGTGGCGCTGGGCATGGCCCTGGTCATCGGAACCCAGGGCATCGACCTGTCGGTGGGGGCGGTGATGGCGCTGGCAGCGGCGCTGATCCCGCTCTACATCGGATACGGCGCGGCCATCGCGATCCTGGTCGCGCTGTTGGCAGGCTGCATCACCGGCGCGATCGCGGGCTCACTCGTCGCCAGGGTCGGCGTGCAGCCCATCGTGGCGACCCTCGGTCTGATGGTCGCCGGGCGTGGTGTGGCGAACCTGATCGGCGGCGAGATCAAGAGCATCCGCGAGCCCGGGATCGTGGCCCTGGGCACCGGCAACCTGTTGGGCATCCCGTATGTGGTGCTCATCGCCGCCGCAGTCTCGCTCGCCGTCTGGTTCGCGGTGCGACGCACCATCTACGGTCGCCGACTCCTCGCCATCGGTGGCAACAAGCGGGCCGCGGAATTGGCGGGACTGCCGGTGCGCCGGGTCCTGATCACGACCTATGTCGTCTGTGGTCTGCTCGCCGCGTTGGCGGGTGCGTTGCTGGCGGCTCGTTCGCAGGCCAGCGACCCGACCCGGCTCGGGCTGCTCATCGAACTGTCGGCGATCACCGCCGTGGTGATCGGCGGGACGCCGCTGTCGGGCGGCCAGGTCCGCGTCGTGGGCACCATCGCGGGCGCCCTGTTGATGCAGCTCATCACCGCCACCCTGATCTTCCACGACATCCCGGACTCGACAGCTCAGATCGTCCAGGCCGTCATCGTGGTCGCCGCCGTCTACGTGCAGCTCGGTCGCCGCAAGACCGGGCCGCGCAAAGGGGCCACCGCGACGAAGGCGAACACCTCCCCGGCGGTGACGCCATGA
- a CDS encoding ABC transporter permease, whose amino-acid sequence MSSPVVAPTPEGPPREVPTAPGSRARLARLVQRQGALVILIVAVLAATFAFDSFGTSGNLTNIGMQASFLAVVALGMTFVIMTGGIDLSVGSVFALGGVLAAWGSQYGTWAALLLPLLVCGAIGLIQGLIIAKGGLPPFIVTLAGLLFARGLLLLISDEGATTYKVPAESAFRELAQGRFLGIGFPIWLVIIAFVIGSVVLHRTSYGATVLAIGGQEDAADLMGLPVARTKIVAYLTSGLLAGFGGMLIASYTSSGVTVLGVGMELEAIAAVVLGGTLLTGGAGTVLGTLVGVLLLQVIMNVINQVGSLNSNWQAVVSGTILLAVVTLQQWLAKVQRR is encoded by the coding sequence ATGAGCAGCCCCGTCGTCGCGCCCACCCCGGAAGGACCGCCGAGGGAGGTGCCGACCGCCCCCGGTTCCCGTGCCCGGCTGGCCCGCCTGGTGCAGCGGCAGGGGGCGTTGGTGATCCTCATCGTTGCGGTGCTGGCCGCGACGTTCGCCTTCGATTCCTTCGGCACCAGCGGAAACCTGACCAATATCGGCATGCAGGCCTCGTTCCTGGCCGTCGTCGCGCTCGGTATGACCTTCGTGATCATGACCGGCGGTATCGATCTGTCGGTGGGGTCCGTGTTCGCCCTGGGCGGGGTGCTCGCGGCCTGGGGGTCGCAGTACGGCACCTGGGCGGCACTGCTGTTGCCGCTGCTGGTCTGCGGCGCGATCGGTTTGATCCAGGGATTGATCATCGCCAAGGGCGGGCTGCCACCGTTCATCGTCACGCTGGCGGGTCTGCTGTTCGCCCGAGGCCTGCTGTTGCTCATCAGCGACGAGGGCGCCACCACCTACAAGGTGCCCGCCGAATCGGCGTTCCGCGAACTGGCACAGGGCCGATTCCTGGGCATCGGCTTCCCGATCTGGCTGGTGATCATCGCCTTCGTCATCGGCAGCGTGGTGCTACACCGGACCTCGTACGGGGCGACGGTGCTCGCCATCGGCGGACAGGAGGACGCGGCGGACCTGATGGGGCTGCCGGTGGCCCGCACCAAGATCGTCGCCTACCTGACCTCCGGCCTGCTCGCCGGTTTCGGCGGGATGCTGATCGCCTCGTACACGTCCTCGGGCGTCACGGTCCTGGGCGTCGGCATGGAGCTGGAGGCCATCGCGGCGGTGGTGCTCGGTGGCACCCTGCTCACCGGCGGTGCGGGGACGGTGCTGGGCACCCTCGTCGGTGTGCTGCTGCTTCAGGTGATCATGAACGTGATCAATCAGGTGGGTTCGTTGAACTCGAACTGGCAGGCGGTGGTCAGCGGGACGATCCTGCTGGCGGTGGTCACCCTGCAGCAGTGGTTGGCGAAGGTGCAACGCCGCTGA
- a CDS encoding TFIIB-type zinc ribbon-containing protein, translated as MDDQRNDDRTRFIDPAIQVPHLAAEDIMVVCPRCANRAISRAYPNESRFIISWPRRLTCPTCAYTADWDASSCSAWGGPTDPFFRFPLWLTAECCGGRELWVLNAQHLDLLEQYVAARIRERLHGSGMTMIARLPAWIKSAKHRAEILRTIHRLRATLDEPPVPPRDRVAGRRKLTAASR; from the coding sequence GTGGACGACCAGCGAAACGACGACCGAACCCGGTTCATCGACCCGGCTATCCAGGTGCCGCACCTGGCGGCCGAGGACATCATGGTCGTCTGTCCACGCTGCGCGAATCGGGCGATCAGCCGGGCTTACCCGAACGAGAGCCGGTTCATCATCTCCTGGCCACGCCGCCTGACCTGTCCGACCTGCGCTTACACGGCGGACTGGGATGCCTCGTCCTGCTCGGCCTGGGGCGGTCCGACGGACCCGTTCTTCCGGTTTCCGCTGTGGCTGACCGCCGAATGCTGTGGCGGGCGGGAACTCTGGGTGTTGAATGCGCAACATCTGGATCTGTTGGAGCAGTACGTGGCCGCCAGGATTCGGGAACGCCTGCACGGGAGTGGCATGACGATGATCGCCAGACTGCCCGCCTGGATCAAATCCGCCAAACATCGGGCGGAGATCCTGCGGACGATCCACCGGCTCCGCGCGACGCTCGACGAGCCGCCGGTCCCGCCACGCGATCGTGTGGCCGGCCGTCGGAAGCTCACCGCTGCGAGCCGGTAG
- a CDS encoding DJ-1/PfpI family protein, with protein MTTEQRTIAFVIYPGLTPLDIVGPLQVLAGLAAFVPEYRVAVVAANTEKMPSDSGLLLAAEYTFDEVPDPFIVVVPGGMTPTLAAMTDERLLRYLRESASGAHLMTSVCTGALLLGAAGLLEGRRATTHWMFVTVLAALGATPARERWVQDGPVLTAAGVAAGIDMALHLAQQLEGEEVARRIQTMIEYDPEPPLGSIDWSTVDIPGYTPVLEQTMREALGEHPELLEKLVARLPRG; from the coding sequence ATGACCACCGAGCAGCGCACCATCGCATTCGTCATCTATCCGGGCCTGACACCGCTGGACATCGTCGGGCCCCTGCAGGTCCTCGCGGGTCTGGCGGCCTTCGTCCCCGAGTATCGAGTCGCCGTGGTGGCCGCGAACACCGAGAAGATGCCGTCGGACTCCGGGCTTCTCCTCGCGGCGGAATACACCTTCGACGAGGTGCCCGATCCGTTCATCGTGGTGGTGCCCGGCGGTATGACGCCGACGCTCGCCGCGATGACCGACGAGCGGCTGCTGCGCTATCTGCGGGAGAGCGCGTCGGGCGCGCATCTGATGACGTCGGTGTGCACGGGGGCGCTGTTGTTGGGCGCCGCCGGGCTGTTGGAAGGGCGTCGGGCCACGACGCACTGGATGTTCGTGACTGTGTTGGCAGCCCTCGGGGCGACCCCGGCGCGGGAGCGTTGGGTGCAGGACGGACCGGTGTTGACGGCCGCCGGAGTGGCGGCGGGTATCGACATGGCGCTGCATCTCGCGCAGCAGCTCGAAGGCGAGGAGGTCGCCCGGCGTATTCAGACGATGATCGAGTACGACCCCGAGCCGCCGTTGGGGTCGATCGACTGGTCCACGGTGGACATCCCCGGGTATACCCCCGTCCTCGAGCAGACCATGCGCGAGGCGCTCGGGGAGCATCCCGAGCTGTTGGAGAAGTTGGTGGCTCGGTTGCCTCGGGGCTGA
- a CDS encoding GlxA family transcriptional regulator, protein MPVSPRRIVIVGYPEATLLDIACPADVFDGANRVRGETEYEIITATVGGQGVRTSCGIVLAADLPLERVAGPVDTLIVAGGHGHDAAASDVRVTDQIRRLAAVSRRVASVCTGASVLAGAGLLDGRRATTHWFYLDEIARRYPKVSFDPKPLFVEDGNVYTAAGVTSGLDLALALVEQDHGAATARSVARGLVAYLQRPGNQAQVSLFVAARPTETPPVRTVTDHIAAHLDGDLRVVTLARLAGIGSRHLSRLFAEELNTTPTRYVRAVRTEAAAALLIDTSLPLKAIARRCGLGTAETLRQAFLDAYDTTPSNYRRLHRRRDLVTR, encoded by the coding sequence GTGCCGGTCTCACCGCGTCGCATCGTGATCGTCGGCTATCCCGAGGCGACCCTGTTGGACATCGCCTGCCCTGCGGATGTGTTCGACGGCGCCAATCGGGTTCGCGGCGAGACCGAGTACGAGATCATCACGGCCACCGTCGGCGGTCAGGGCGTCCGTACCTCCTGTGGGATCGTCCTCGCCGCTGATCTGCCGCTCGAACGAGTCGCCGGCCCGGTGGACACCCTGATCGTCGCGGGTGGTCACGGACACGACGCCGCCGCGTCCGATGTCCGCGTCACCGATCAGATTCGCAGGCTCGCCGCCGTGAGCAGGCGGGTCGCCTCGGTGTGCACGGGGGCGAGTGTGCTCGCGGGCGCCGGCCTGCTCGACGGCCGTCGAGCGACCACGCACTGGTTCTACCTGGACGAGATCGCCCGCCGCTATCCGAAGGTGAGCTTCGATCCCAAGCCGCTGTTCGTCGAGGACGGCAACGTGTACACCGCAGCCGGGGTGACCAGCGGACTCGACCTCGCGCTGGCCCTGGTGGAGCAGGACCACGGAGCGGCCACCGCCCGCAGTGTCGCCAGGGGGCTGGTCGCCTACCTGCAGCGTCCCGGCAATCAGGCACAGGTGAGTCTGTTCGTGGCCGCGCGGCCGACCGAGACGCCGCCGGTCCGAACCGTGACCGACCACATCGCCGCGCACCTCGACGGGGATCTGCGGGTCGTGACGCTCGCCCGGTTGGCGGGCATCGGCTCCCGCCACCTGAGCAGGCTCTTCGCCGAGGAACTCAACACGACACCGACGCGCTACGTCCGGGCGGTACGTACCGAGGCCGCCGCCGCGCTGCTCATCGACACCTCGTTACCGCTGAAGGCGATCGCTCGTCGCTGCGGACTCGGCACGGCCGAGACACTCCGGCAGGCGTTCCTGGACGCCTACGACACGACGCCGTCCAACTACCGCAGGCTGCACCGCCGCCGGGACCTCGTCACGCGGTAG
- a CDS encoding KedN5 family methylcobalamin-dependent radical SAM C-methyltransferase, whose product MERNKRLSVCIVQQGVWDLPLESMPLAAGYLKAAALSDDHVRAHADISIKNFRGGDRLVKMAQELFAEDPPDVLAFSVLGWNFREFGALAETFKQINPQGWVVFGGTHVANQAPRTFRLFPEVDVVVNGEGEFVLRDLLTAWLDGRTPHRLSTIAGISFRAEDGEVVTTLPRDRIDDLDAIPSPFLTGAIELTDSEGRFRYDVALMETNRGCPYKCSFCYWGGAVGQRIRAFSRERLRAELELFAKHKVHTIVLCDANFGILPIDREFVEDMIAVREIYGFPRALETSWAKNKSPLFYDIVRTMKRTGLRSSFTLALQTLSSDALSTMNRRNMKVNDWEDLARWLDKEGLDCYAELIWGAPGETVESFLTGYDRLSRHVSRIAVYPLHLLPNTEYTEKKQEYGIVSVRGDDDDFEYILSHNTMTQVENREIKRFLFWTRVMAENAVLRHVWIGIRELTELTQSQVLRGLDAWTERTDESGAEPLRDAVVRAASSDVAFGDAVSYLLGHPEAKRMLLRWWQEDIRPLLPAEHADLLDEIFRYDLLTHPHYDHPDSSTPLEMLPEVELHGARYFVRSQVSLRHDVPSVVEGLRTRQGKDVASGPVTVDLYYRAGAENFIGSTNHEEIVYFMGMTEREALAGLGTS is encoded by the coding sequence ATGGAGCGCAACAAAAGGCTTTCGGTGTGCATCGTGCAGCAAGGTGTCTGGGACCTCCCGTTGGAGTCGATGCCGTTGGCGGCGGGGTATCTCAAGGCGGCGGCATTGTCCGACGACCACGTGCGCGCGCACGCGGACATCAGCATCAAGAACTTCCGAGGCGGCGACCGGCTCGTCAAGATGGCCCAGGAGCTGTTCGCCGAAGACCCGCCCGACGTGCTCGCCTTCTCCGTTCTGGGGTGGAACTTCCGTGAGTTCGGCGCGTTGGCCGAGACTTTCAAGCAGATCAACCCGCAGGGCTGGGTCGTCTTCGGCGGCACCCATGTGGCGAATCAGGCGCCGCGCACCTTCCGGTTGTTCCCGGAGGTAGACGTCGTCGTCAACGGCGAGGGCGAGTTCGTCCTGCGCGACCTGCTGACCGCGTGGCTCGATGGGAGGACGCCACATCGGCTGTCGACCATCGCGGGCATCTCGTTCCGCGCCGAGGACGGGGAGGTCGTGACCACTCTGCCGCGCGACCGAATCGACGACCTCGACGCCATCCCGTCGCCGTTCCTCACCGGTGCTATCGAACTGACCGACAGCGAGGGTCGGTTCCGCTACGACGTCGCCTTGATGGAGACCAACCGAGGGTGCCCGTATAAGTGCTCGTTCTGCTACTGGGGCGGCGCGGTCGGCCAGCGCATCCGGGCCTTCTCCCGCGAGCGGTTGCGTGCCGAGCTCGAACTGTTCGCCAAGCACAAGGTGCACACCATCGTGCTGTGCGATGCGAACTTCGGCATCCTGCCGATCGACCGGGAGTTCGTGGAGGACATGATCGCCGTCCGCGAGATCTATGGGTTCCCGCGGGCTTTGGAGACGTCGTGGGCCAAGAACAAGTCTCCACTGTTCTACGACATCGTCCGGACGATGAAACGTACCGGCCTGCGTAGTTCGTTCACCCTCGCGCTGCAGACCCTCAGCAGCGACGCGCTGAGCACGATGAACAGACGCAACATGAAGGTCAATGACTGGGAGGACCTCGCGCGTTGGTTGGACAAGGAAGGACTCGACTGTTACGCCGAGTTGATCTGGGGTGCACCTGGGGAGACCGTCGAGTCCTTCCTGACGGGATACGACAGATTATCCCGGCATGTCTCTCGAATCGCGGTCTATCCGCTGCACCTGTTGCCCAACACCGAGTACACCGAGAAGAAGCAGGAGTACGGAATCGTCTCGGTACGCGGCGATGACGACGATTTCGAGTACATCCTGTCGCACAACACGATGACTCAGGTGGAGAACCGGGAGATCAAGCGGTTCCTGTTCTGGACCAGGGTGATGGCGGAGAACGCCGTCCTGCGTCATGTGTGGATCGGTATTCGAGAGCTCACCGAGTTGACGCAGTCACAGGTGCTGCGCGGCTTGGACGCCTGGACCGAGCGGACCGACGAGTCGGGGGCCGAGCCGTTGCGCGACGCCGTCGTCAGGGCGGCCAGCAGCGACGTCGCTTTCGGGGACGCCGTCAGCTACCTGCTCGGACACCCCGAGGCCAAACGGATGTTGCTGCGCTGGTGGCAGGAGGACATCCGACCGTTGCTACCCGCCGAGCACGCGGATCTGCTGGATGAGATCTTCCGGTACGACCTGCTGACCCATCCGCACTATGACCACCCGGATTCGAGCACGCCGCTGGAGATGCTCCCGGAGGTCGAACTGCACGGCGCTCGGTACTTCGTCCGGAGCCAGGTCTCGCTCCGGCACGACGTGCCCTCGGTCGTCGAGGGATTACGCACCAGACAGGGCAAGGACGTCGCGTCCGGCCCGGTCACCGTCGACCTCTACTACCGCGCAGGCGCTGAGAACTTCATCGGGTCCACGAACCACGAGGAGATCGTCTATTTCATGGGCATGACCGAGCGAGAAGCGTTGGCCGGACTCGGCACCTCCTGA
- a CDS encoding SRPBCC family protein, with amino-acid sequence MLGTLTPTEDGRFALRFERTFAHSPEKVWRAITETEELKGWFPAVVDLTRPEGETVVFEFPNGQAPTTEGRIIRSDPPRTLEYTWGDELLRWELTPQGDGCHAVFTNVFDERESGVPTGAGWHAGLEVLAARLDGREVGWAPMDRAGELTQKYAAVFG; translated from the coding sequence ATGCTCGGAACCCTGACTCCCACCGAGGACGGCCGTTTCGCACTCCGCTTCGAACGGACCTTCGCGCATTCACCGGAGAAGGTGTGGCGGGCGATCACCGAGACCGAGGAACTGAAGGGATGGTTCCCCGCCGTCGTAGACCTCACTCGACCCGAGGGTGAGACGGTCGTGTTCGAGTTCCCCAATGGGCAGGCACCCACCACCGAGGGTCGGATCATCCGCTCGGATCCACCTAGGACGCTCGAGTACACCTGGGGCGACGAGCTGCTGCGTTGGGAACTGACGCCGCAGGGCGACGGCTGCCACGCGGTGTTCACCAACGTCTTCGACGAGCGAGAGAGTGGGGTGCCCACCGGCGCCGGTTGGCATGCGGGCCTAGAGGTTCTCGCGGCCCGACTGGACGGCCGCGAAGTCGGCTGGGCACCGATGGACCGCGCAGGCGAGCTGACGCAGAAGTACGCCGCCGTTTTCGGCTGA
- a CDS encoding ArsR/SmtB family transcription factor, which produces MAVVFAVLAEPARRRIIELLLERPRPVGELVEQLGLSQPGTSKHLRVLREAGFVRQRKDAQRRVYELHSEPLMELDRWLAPYRRMWADRLDDLGRHLDTMPDP; this is translated from the coding sequence ATGGCCGTCGTGTTCGCAGTACTGGCCGAGCCCGCCCGCCGTCGGATCATCGAGCTCCTGCTGGAACGGCCTCGGCCCGTGGGCGAACTCGTGGAACAGCTCGGTCTCTCGCAGCCAGGGACCTCGAAGCATCTCCGGGTGCTGCGCGAAGCGGGATTCGTCCGCCAACGCAAGGACGCGCAGCGCCGGGTCTACGAACTACACAGTGAACCGCTGATGGAGCTGGACCGCTGGCTCGCGCCCTATCGCCGAATGTGGGCGGATCGGCTGGACGATCTCGGCCGCCACCTCGACACGATGCCAGATCCTTGA
- a CDS encoding SDR family NAD(P)-dependent oxidoreductase codes for MGVLDGKAVVITGAGRGLGRAYAMHAANEGASVLVNDVDGEFAHEVAIEIRSAGGIAVADDCSVADPDQAHELIERALHSFGAIDGLVNNAALNYQAPPWEIDPERMRALIEVNVLGPLYCGTSAIAAMREQQAGGSIVNIVSGAMLGQRGAAAYSASKGALASTTFSWAAELVGTGIRANGVAPLAYTRMVRSDAAKRACPPELTPEQVAPVVTYLLSDLSAGLTGQIIRFVGGKMHLLRQPAVKHPVVERPRWEVGDVAAAMAGPLSSALEPAPRVRWAL; via the coding sequence ATGGGTGTCTTGGATGGCAAAGCCGTGGTGATCACCGGAGCGGGCCGCGGACTTGGCAGGGCCTACGCTATGCATGCGGCGAACGAGGGCGCGTCGGTACTGGTCAACGATGTCGACGGCGAATTCGCTCACGAGGTGGCGATCGAGATCCGTTCGGCGGGCGGCATCGCGGTGGCCGACGATTGCTCGGTCGCCGATCCGGACCAGGCCCACGAGCTGATCGAGCGCGCTCTGCACAGTTTCGGAGCCATCGACGGACTGGTCAACAATGCCGCGCTGAACTATCAGGCACCCCCGTGGGAGATCGATCCCGAACGAATGCGCGCCCTGATCGAGGTCAACGTGTTGGGACCGCTGTACTGCGGGACGTCGGCTATCGCGGCGATGCGCGAGCAGCAGGCCGGCGGCTCGATCGTGAACATCGTCTCCGGCGCGATGCTGGGGCAACGCGGCGCTGCGGCGTACTCGGCGTCCAAGGGTGCGCTCGCCTCGACGACCTTCTCCTGGGCTGCCGAACTCGTGGGCACCGGAATCCGCGCGAACGGGGTCGCCCCACTGGCCTACACCAGGATGGTGCGGTCGGATGCGGCGAAACGCGCCTGTCCCCCGGAACTGACCCCGGAGCAGGTCGCACCCGTGGTGACCTACCTACTCAGCGACCTGTCGGCGGGCCTCACCGGGCAGATCATCCGCTTCGTCGGGGGCAAGATGCATCTTTTGCGGCAACCGGCGGTGAAACATCCGGTGGTGGAGCGGCCTCGGTGGGAGGTGGGCGATGTCGCTGCGGCCATGGCCGGGCCGTTGTCGAGCGCGCTGGAACCGGCGCCCCGGGTCCGCTGGGCGCTGTAG
- a CDS encoding DUF397 domain-containing protein, with amino-acid sequence MHPVTSDRWRTSSRSANGGQCIEVGQFRDVVGIRDTKNRQGGVLTVPPRAFEAFLAAAKHDRIG; translated from the coding sequence GTGCATCCAGTGACGAGTGATCGGTGGCGAACCAGTAGCCGCAGTGCCAACGGTGGCCAATGCATCGAGGTAGGCCAGTTCCGCGACGTCGTCGGCATCCGCGATACCAAGAATCGTCAGGGCGGGGTGCTCACCGTCCCGCCGCGTGCCTTCGAGGCATTCCTCGCTGCCGCTAAACACGACCGGATCGGTTGA